In the Populus trichocarpa isolate Nisqually-1 chromosome 8, P.trichocarpa_v4.1, whole genome shotgun sequence genome, AGGATTTTCCTACTCCTACTTGAGATTTATTTGATCCACACCACCGtgtatcaaaattgaaactaaaatcaataagaaaaaaaattcaagatatataAGAACCAACAAAGAAATACCTGTCCGTCTGCAATCGGAGAATCCATAAATtgcacaaaataaaaagattgtttCATCCCAACCCTTTCTTCGTATTTTCtgttcatcaaattaatatcaaGCAGTAGTAAATCACAAAAGCATTTAAAGTAGATAATCGGCAAATTCATATTAATCTTACCCGGCAATGTATAGTGAGGAAACACCAATTAACTCCAATTTATCTGTATCAACAACAGGATTCAAAGAGTTGTATCTATCGTAGTATGAAAATGCTGCGTGTAGAGTATCCTGGTCAAGACCAAGACGGCATGAAAGAAGAGCCAAAACATCCACTATCTTTGCCCTATAGATGGATAGGGTATCATCTATGCCCATCCGTTGCTCGAAATTCATCTTCTTTAACAACAATTCTTCCTACAATTTCAGATGATTCAATTACTATAAACGCACAATTATATTTATggcggaaaaaaaaacatcgcaTACCTCCATTCCATAGAGATATTCGATAACCCTGTTGTCAATCTCCTCTGGTGCGGTCAGATCTTCATTTTTCTGCACCTTGGAAGGCCGCTCCTCTTCCATCGTGGACAACGGCTCTCTCTTCTTCGAGCTCTCTTGCTCGTCCATGTTTCTGTTTAAAATTCCTCACCTAtatcaacttttttctttcttcaaatgtgtgtgtatgtgtctACACACACACTAGATGTATTGCCCGCGCGCTGCAGCGGGCTTGCATAGCAAATGTCTTTTGATGATGTTCTAATCGCGCAGGAACTTAAAAAGAGTAGGAATTTTTTAAAGCTTGCTATAAGGCCAAGGGTGCATTAAAAGGAAAGTAATACAGAGGTAAAGCAACAGTCAATAGAAGACGAAAAGGAGTTGTTCATGCATATGAGAAGCCCACATGAAAGCTGAATCGTAGAGCCAAAAAGTTGCATCAACGTAACATGCATATCGTTCCATCTATCCACAACAAAAAGGCatcgaataaaaaaagagagagtaggATATGGTAGCGTGTCGCAAGATAGACAAGCATGACATGCGACTGGGTGAAGCAATGCAAGACAAGCACTGCAAATAAACAACCAACACAGGTGCTGTGTTGACAAAAAGCATAGATCATAGATGTGTCTATATAGCTAGGTGTCCTGCAAACGCAAGATGAATAAGCATAGAAAAGAAGCAACATAAAGGAAATCGATTGAAAAGAGAAGCCCGGGCTGCTGTTAATTTCTTGACAGATCTAACTAAAGAGAACAATAGCTAAATATATGATctaattaacaaactaaaatgTCCATGTTATGTGAAAGGGGTTGCTGAAGTGGAGTGGCAACATAATATGAAAGAAATGGACCCGGCAATAAGATGTTTCCAGCAAAAGTTGTTGGAGCCATGTCTGTAAAAGACTGGGAAAGTCAATGAACTCAGAAAAATGGGATAGAATCCTAGGAGAAGCTGGTCATGATTAAGTTtaacaacacaaaaacaacagtaagcagaataaaaaaaaattctaattcgATAAATGCAGCCTATgcacaaaattaagaaaagaaaatctagaGGTACAAATCCAATGCAAAACTGGGATAGAACTCCACCTTGTCGTGTGATTTTTTGGCATGTCTCTAtgccatattttttttgtgtggaaaaTCTAACAGAGAGAGAGTCATCTCAAGTTgtcaaccaaaacaaataatgtCTATTGAAATTTATCCTACACAGATTTCACACTGAAGAGTATTGTATGTTGGCTTGCTGTTGTCTGCCACAACTTATATTTCACACTCCCTTCCTGAcatctccctctcttttttgaaactaatatatatagcAAAAGGAGTTAAAAGGACATCTTGCTGAAATAACTTATAAGTACGCCAATTTTTTAAGTTGGAGCCATAAGCATTTTGTATGGGGTATAATTCGATTTATCATGCAAGGGACCTCCTACCAAATTAACAGCTAATTGTAGTTTATGCATGCAAGACAACCtttcatcattgaaaaaaaaaaaaaaaaacaacaggcAGACCAAATCTATAATTGGAAGGGGCTAATTAGTGCGAAATATGGACCTTAAAAATCTAGACACAATTGAAAAGTGCAAATTCATCCGAGGGGATACCATAGCTCTCGTAACCATAGGATCCGGCCCTCAACCTTGTCTCAGACAACAACAGGACAGCTGGTCAGAACAAACTGATCCTCAAAAGATCACAAAACACCCAGAAAACAACACCGCTGTATTCAACAACATGGATCAACCAGACCCTCTCCCAGGATCACAAATGAGAGGCGACAGCAAGAAGGGAAAAACATACAATGAGCTAGGAAAAACAAACAACAGACCCTGCAAATTCGACTTGTGTCACTGCAACTCCCTGAACACTGAGACACTCCTCATTGGATTCAATGCAAACTGTGTTGACAACAACAGTGGGAAACCATTGCtgtaacatcattttaattagaGCATGGCCCCTACCATCCTCATTAAATGACCATTGCAATGATCTCAAAACAGCAGACTACTGTGCTTAAACTGTAACTCCTAGAAAAGGTATGAGATGGaaacataaaaaggaaaaggtattGAGTGGcacagagagaaaagaaaagcacaACAACAGCCAAGCAAGCAATGGAaaactgccaaaaaaaaaaaccttcgaaGCCGAAGCAACTCACAGCACACAATAGAGACTGATGAACTCCCTGCAAACCCAACCAAGACGCAGGAAAGCAAAGACTGAGAAGACCTGCAGGGAGCAAAAAGAAACATCAGAATAAGCATGATCAGAAACCAAAGGAGAAAGAGGAAACAAAATAGAGCAAGAAAGCTAAAATGAGAGGGCAACAATAAGAGTCCAAGCAGCAAGAAAAACACAGACACAAACGTGTGAGGGCAGACCcgcaatacaaaaaaaaaaaaaaaccctgttaTATACGCTCTCAAATTCTGCTGTGACACCAAATTTGTTTTCTGATAAATCaatcttgtttgttttatgttactctctctctctctctctctctctcttcacgTTTTCTTGTCCCGCTTCGAATATTCTGTATCAAATTCCCTACCTATATCAGCCTTCTTCGTTCTTGAAATACTATTAAAACACAAccactttaaataaataatttttttatacctttttatatgatgaattcactaaattttaatttgaaacctaAGTTTATTATTATACGTATTATATGTTATATGatatgagaaaaagaagaagaagaagaagaagaagaagaaatgacaAGATAAGTTATGTATCTTAATTaatggagaaaagaaaatgaaataagtacgtgcaaaacaaaacaaggatTTTAAAAGGATGTAGGGCAGCTTGGTAGTATGCTTTTTTTGGGTACAAAATATTACGAGTTAAAATCCTGTCATTCTTATAAACTTTGCGTATGAGCAATAACAAGGGATCAATTAAGATAAATAtactttaatataatattattatttattttatatatatatatatatatatatatatataaaatatagtttatatatGAGATAGTATAGGCattatggaattaaaaaaaggatcttTTTActtacaattttcttttttataataaaaaagggcTCTTAGTTTAGTTCGGTAAAATACAAATCTTCAAAACCCAATTTTTTGTAAGTTCAAATCTTACAtagtataattatatttttgttttgttaagtaaaaaatttaagggaaaaactTGAACATCAATCTTAATTTGACctctttgattaaaaatattaaaaaaaggaggtaagaaaaaatttaattaatcaaagatCTAACTATATTGTAAATAAACAATTACTGCTAAAGTAATAGGAATTAGACCTAATTATAcgattccaaataaaaaaacttcaatcatttcaatttatttgaaaagaaaaaacgaagGTAATATCTATCCTTAAATATTAATCCATATTGCTAACTCAATAATGAAGAACTGGAAATTGACATGCTATGGAACTAGAAAATATGGAATactgcaaataataataataataataataataataatcaatcaatcaatcaacatCTTATccaataaaacatcaaaattttaaCCTAACCTTTTAAGATCCATCATaattgtttcaagaaaaataaaactttactAATGAGGAAAATAACGGTGCATAAATCACCATCTTTAAgacaatcaaattaaatt is a window encoding:
- the LOC18101269 gene encoding G2/mitotic-specific cyclin C13-1, translating into MDEQESSKKREPLSTMEEERPSKVQKNEDLTAPEEIDNRVIEYLYGMEEELLLKKMNFEQRMGIDDTLSIYRAKIVDVLALLSCRLGLDQDTLHAAFSYYDRYNSLNPVVDTDKLELIGVSSLYIAGKYEERVGMKQSFYFVQFMDSPIADGQMFRRASILAALEFCFCPFDATFLLLV